The following are encoded together in the Naumannella cuiyingiana genome:
- a CDS encoding Fpg/Nei family DNA glycosylase encodes MPEGHTLRRLALDLDDAFSGTAPRVSSPQGRFAEGAALLDGMPYAGAINNGKQLFVGFGPDDEHPDGARVLHIHLGLIGSMRFDAPLPAPARLRIELPDGPVAELRGPQTCALITPGERQAIEARLGPDPLRADADPDRAWQRIRRSNKPIAALLMDQQVLSGIGNVYRAEVLFRNRINPDTPGKALKPASWRAIWADLVELMPTGVIDNRIDTVRPEHTPEAMGREPRVDDHGGEVYVYRRHDQPCLVCGSRVRTRVLEGRNLFWCGKCQRRG; translated from the coding sequence ATGCCCGAGGGTCACACCCTGCGCCGGTTGGCGCTCGATCTGGACGACGCGTTCTCGGGCACCGCGCCGCGGGTGAGCAGCCCGCAGGGACGGTTCGCCGAGGGCGCCGCGCTGCTGGACGGCATGCCCTATGCCGGCGCGATCAACAACGGCAAGCAACTGTTCGTCGGTTTCGGTCCGGACGACGAACACCCCGACGGCGCGCGGGTCCTGCACATCCATCTCGGGCTGATCGGTTCGATGCGGTTCGACGCGCCGCTGCCGGCGCCGGCACGGTTGCGGATCGAGCTGCCCGACGGGCCGGTGGCGGAGCTGCGCGGGCCACAGACCTGTGCGCTGATCACGCCCGGCGAGCGGCAGGCGATCGAGGCCCGGCTGGGTCCGGACCCGTTGCGCGCCGATGCCGATCCGGATCGCGCCTGGCAGCGGATCCGCCGATCGAACAAGCCGATTGCGGCGCTGCTGATGGACCAACAGGTGCTGTCGGGAATCGGCAACGTCTATCGGGCGGAGGTGTTGTTCCGGAACCGGATCAATCCCGACACCCCCGGCAAGGCGCTGAAGCCGGCGAGCTGGCGCGCGATCTGGGCGGATCTGGTCGAGCTGATGCCGACGGGCGTGATCGACAACCGGATTGACACGGTACGCCCGGAGCACACCCCGGAGGCGATGGGCCGCGAACCGCGCGTCGATGATCACGGCGGCGAGGTCTATGTCTACCGGCGCCATGATCAGCCCTGCCTGGTCTGCGGGTCGCGGGTGCGCACCCGGGTGCTCGAGGGCCGCAATCTCTTCTGGTGCGGGAAATGTCAGCGGCGCGGCTGA
- a CDS encoding ribose-5-phosphate isomerase produces MRVHLAADHAGFELKAALADALAADGHEVVDHGAAAYDADDDYPAYCIAAAEAVRDDPGSLGIVIGGSGNGEQIAANKVEGIRAALIHSTETARLAREHNDAQVAGIGARMHTPDAAIELARIFVGTPFSNNPRHVRRIEQVAAYDAARG; encoded by the coding sequence ATGCGCGTACACCTCGCCGCCGATCACGCCGGCTTCGAACTCAAGGCCGCCCTCGCTGATGCCCTCGCCGCCGACGGACACGAGGTCGTCGATCATGGCGCGGCCGCCTACGACGCCGACGACGACTACCCGGCCTACTGCATCGCCGCGGCCGAGGCGGTGCGCGACGACCCGGGCTCGCTCGGGATCGTCATCGGCGGCTCGGGCAACGGCGAACAGATCGCCGCGAACAAGGTCGAGGGGATCCGGGCCGCGCTGATCCACAGCACCGAGACCGCGCGGCTGGCCCGCGAACACAATGATGCCCAGGTCGCGGGCATCGGTGCGCGCATGCACACCCCCGACGCCGCGATCGAGCTGGCCCGGATCTTCGTGGGTACGCCGTTCTCGAACAATCCACGCCACGTCCGCCGGATCGAGCAGGTCGCTGCCTACGACGCAGCCCGCGGCTGA